In the Deltaproteobacteria bacterium genome, one interval contains:
- a CDS encoding ABC transporter permease, protein MIVIIRHVMYFMKEAAQNIKTNLLTNIIAVITISLALTILAFFFISYINIGNVLEVFSTEVQITAYLRDDVSEENIMKIKERIMGFSEVGSVEYISKDMAVKMFRQSIHGQKGILEGFGTNPLPASIEIGLKKDFRNSKGVKALVARLNNIKEINDIQYGQEWIDRFTAFLIFFKTAGIIIGLFLLTATVFIISNTIKLTLYARREEIEIMRLVGATESFIKIPFFIEGLFEGLSGAVIAFIILYSSRYILLNSTSAPFVSMINIPFPITDFMLVLFISGITLGLFGSFVSLVRFLK, encoded by the coding sequence ATGATAGTTATTATAAGGCATGTTATGTATTTTATGAAGGAGGCAGCACAGAATATAAAAACCAACCTTCTGACAAATATTATTGCTGTAATTACCATATCCCTTGCCCTGACAATACTTGCCTTTTTCTTTATATCCTATATAAATATTGGCAATGTGCTTGAGGTATTTTCTACAGAGGTTCAGATTACAGCATATTTGAGGGATGATGTGTCTGAAGAAAATATCATGAAAATAAAGGAAAGGATAATGGGTTTTTCAGAGGTTGGCTCTGTAGAATATATATCAAAAGACATGGCAGTCAAGATGTTCAGGCAGTCAATCCATGGACAGAAAGGGATATTGGAAGGATTTGGCACTAATCCGCTTCCTGCATCCATTGAGATAGGGCTTAAAAAGGATTTCAGAAATTCCAAAGGGGTTAAGGCACTTGTTGCAAGATTAAACAACATCAAGGAGATAAATGATATACAGTATGGGCAGGAGTGGATTGACAGATTTACCGCATTTTTAATCTTTTTCAAGACAGCAGGGATTATTATTGGACTCTTCCTGCTGACAGCAACTGTATTTATAATCTCCAATACCATAAAACTGACTTTATATGCGAGAAGAGAAGAAATAGAGATAATGAGGCTTGTCGGTGCAACTGAATCATTTATAAAAATTCCATTCTTTATAGAGGGTCTGTTTGAGGGTTTATCAGGCGCAGTTATTGCATTCATAATACTCTATTCCTCTAGATATATACTACTCAATAGTACATCTGCACCCTTTGTCAGTATGATAAATATCCCTTTCCCAATTACTGATTTTATGTTAGTATTATTTATAAGCGGAATTACACTAGGTTTGTTTGGCAGTTTTGTTTCACTTGTGAGGTTTCTAAAATAG